From a single Triplophysa rosa linkage group LG17, Trosa_1v2, whole genome shotgun sequence genomic region:
- the LOC130567839 gene encoding putative helicase mov-10-B.1 → MSRRNRKKQFSLADMCAVGLDFIELLEESDRRSITGKEDLRTIYYNEFKNRDGVRDPSFSNVLYGLRKKRKARITRDGHVYFNPQVRVHLQDQWFRPRHRQQNQATPTLTYGSSTPPNGQEASDPTSVPGPEGGVRARRKLAKDILLRLNTVDRSEFIADKYGVRVFSEALTEDGTIQFCVDRAEVHELKLFVEKTGQEVVYFTYYTALHWLQCFTLEDSQKVTRNNPLRLQPSEQYEVIVRFRSNHIGVYSATLAFEFKKDTLADSFHIVRFTEVVYGSELATQLGPKEPYKPFRLEPNKSTNFNVDEGFRPEDSTRNYLQFVVPLAQYPLPSYIHDLVNFLKSSNSSRALTIQLQESRSLLENDLNFQDYAKRFELLLFLEEDQMRMDIKRYNKDDVPMEKDSQNKRLLVLELPGVSENRPSVLRGDHLFLTKSEEITALNVTKYKGYVHRVELDQVKLGFSNRLLANFIDNMKFRVEFTVNRLPLKLQHRAVNMAVQHNLRGVLFPDSLRNTNPVYAPNLRLFDLKLERKQEQKTAVCNIVAGVSKPAPYLVFGPPGTGKTVTIVEAIKQVEKNIPGAFILACAPSNSAADQLCEKLISSQHVDKGKIYRIYASSRNPKDIPAALVRNSNVEGDTIMFPCKEDLMSYEILVSTLVTAGRLVSGGVPVGHFSHIFVDEAGHAVESETIISVAGLLDAETGQLVLVGDPKQLGPILRSPFAIRYGLGLSMLERLMTQNELYQKGATGYDNRYVTKLLKNYRSHPSILKVPNELFYDGELMACADEISSNQFCGWEQLPKRDFPVIFHGVIGKDVRESNSPSFFNTSEIEIIMKYLEKLLLTQAKKGIAKMSPKEIGIIAPYRKQVEKIRQAIKIHRELKSFMGIEELKVGSVEEFQGQERKVIIVSTVRSSKENITFDETFNIGFLKNEKRFNVAVTRAKALLIIVGNPIILQTDTNWGRFIKYCTDEGGYTGYDISNLEEPDDVVDRLLALNMHALVLVETEESVVQQYVNPGWRHEH, encoded by the exons ATGAGcagaagaaacagaaaaaagcaaTTTTCTCTAGCAGACATGTGTGCGGTTGGATTGGATTTTATAGAGCTGCTGGAGGAATCCGACAGGAGATCTATTACAGGGAAAGAAGACCTCAGGACCATTTACTATAACGAGTTTAAAAACAG GGACGGAGTCAGAGATCCAAGCTTCTCTAATGTCCTGTATGgattaagaaaaaaaagaaaagctcGCATTACTAGAGATGGACACGTTTACTTCAACCCTCAG GTCCGAGTGCATTTACAGGATCAATGGTTTAGACCCCGTCACAGACAGCAaaaccaagccacgcccactctgACTTACGGTAGTTCAACACCTCCTAATGGCCAGGAGGCCTCTGACCCGACTTCGGTTCCAGGGCCAGAGGGTGGAGTCAGGGCAAGGAGAAAACTAGCTAAAGACATACTACTCCGACTGAACACTGTAGACAG GTCTGAATTTATAGCTGATAAATATGGGGTACGAGTGTTTTCAGAGGCACTGACAGAAGACGGCACGATTCAGTTCTGTGTGGACAGAGCAGAAGTTCATGAGCTGAAGCTGTTTGTGGAGAAAACGGGTCAGGAGGTGGTGTATTTCACATACTACACGGCCCTTCACTGGCTTCAGTGTTTTACTCTAGAGGACAGCCAGAAAGTCACACGCAACAATCCGCTTCGCCTTCAACCAA GTGAACAATATGAAGTGATCGTGAGATTCAGATCAAATCACATTGGAGTTTATTCTGCCACACTGGCATTTGAGTTCAAGAAAGACACCCTGGCTGACAGTTTCCACATTGTGCGCTTCACTGAAGTGGTTTACGGATCCGAACTTGCCACTCAACTTGGTCCCAAAGAACCATATAAACCCTTCAGACTTGAGCCGAATAAATCAACGAACTTCAATGTGGATGAGGGTTTTCGTCCTGAAGA TTCTACTCGAAACTATTTGCAATTTGTTGTGCCATTGGCGCAATACCCTCTTCCATCTTACATCCATGATTTGGTCAATTTCCTGAAAAGCAGTAATTCTTCCCGAGCTCTCACAATACAGCTCCAGGAATCTCG GTCTCTCCTCGAGAATGATCTGAATTTTCAGGACTATGCAAAGCGGTTTGAATTACTGCTGTTCCTGGAGGAGGATCAGATGCGTATGGACATAAAGAGATACAACAAAGATGATGTCCCCATGGAGAAGGACAGTCAAAATAAACGACTGCTTGTTTTAGAG CTTCCTGGTGTATCTGAGAACCGTCCATCAGTTCTGAGGGGAGACCATCTGTTTCTCACCAAGAGTGAAGAAATCACTGCCTTAAATGTAACGAAATACAAGGGCTACGTCCACAGAGTAGAACTGGACCAGGTCAAACTGGGCTTCTCCAACAG GCTGCTTGCCAATTTCATAGACAATATGAAATTTCGTGTGGAGTTTACTGTCAATCGTCTCCCACTAAAACTGCAACACCgggcagtgaacatggcggtcCAACACAACCTCAGAGGTGTGCTGTTTCCTGACAGCTTGAGGAACACGAACCCTGTGTATGCACCTAACCTGAG aCTCTTTGATTTAAAGctggaaagaaaacaagaacagaaaaCCGCAGTATGCAACATCGTCGCAGGTGTGTCAAAGCCGGCACCGTACTTGGTATTTGGACCTCCTGGCACAGGCAAAACTGTCACAATAGTGGAGGCCATCAAACAG GTGGAGAAGAACATACCTGGTGCTTTTATTCTAGCATGTGCTCCATCTAACAGTGCCGCTGATCAACTGTGTGAAAAACTGATCAGCAGCCAACATGTTGACAAAGGGAAAATCTACAGAATCTATGCCAGTTCACGCAATCCTAAAGATATTCCTGCAGCTCTAGTG agAAACAGCAATGTGGAAGGAGATACGATTATGTTCCCATGTAAAGAGGATCTAATGTCCTATGAGATCCTGGTCAGTACTCTGGTCACTGCAGGCAG GCTGGTCAGTGGAGGTGTTCCTGTGGGTCATTTCTCTCACATCTTTGTGGATGAAGCAGGACATGCTGTGGAGTCAGAGACCATCATCAGTGTAGCTG gTTTGCTAGATGCAGAGACCGGACAACTTGTTTTGGTTGGTGATCCCAAGCAGCTGGGGCCAATTCTGAGATCTCCTTTTGCCATCAGATACGGACTAG GTCTTTCAATGCTGGAGAGGTTGATGACACAGAATGAACTTTATCAAAAAGGTGCAACAGGATATGACAACCGCTATGTCACCAAGCTACTGAAGAACTACAG GTCTCATCCATCCATTCTGAAAGTTCCTAATGAGTTGTTCTATGATGGGGAGTTGATGGCGTGTGCAGATGAGATCAGCTCGAACCAATTTTGCGGCTGGGAGCAACTACCTAAAAGA GACTTCCCTGTGATTTTCCATGGAGTGATTGGGAAGGACGTTAGAGAGTCAAACAGCCCCTCATTCTTCAACACCTCTGAAATCGAGATCATCATGAAATACCTGGAGAAGCTGCTCCTGACACAGGCCAAGAAAGGCATCGCTAAAATGTCCCCCAAAGAGATCGGCATTATCGCCCCCTACAGGAAGCAG GTGGAGAAAATCAGGCAAGCCATCAAAATACACAGAGAGCTTAAATCCTTCATGGGCATTGAAGAGCTCAAG GTTGGTTCAGTGGAAGAATTTCAAGGCCAGGAGAGGAAAGTGATCATTGTGTCAACTGTTCGCAGTAGCAAGGAGAACATCACTTTTGATGAAACATTCAACATTGGTTTCCTCAAAAATGAGAAG AGATTCAATGTGGCGGTGACGAGAGCCAAAGCTCTGCTGATTATAGTGGGAAACCCCATCATTCTACAGACAGATACAAACTGGGGCAG GTTTATTAAGTACTGCACTGATGAGGGAGGTTATACCGGATATGATATTTCCAATTTGGAGGAACCAGATGACGTTGTTGATCGCTTGCTTGCTCTTAATATGCATGCACTGGTGCTGG TGGAAACAGAGGAGAGTGTCGTCCAACAATATGTGAATCCGGGTTGGAGACATGAACACTGA
- the rhocb gene encoding rho-related GTP-binding protein RhoA-D — MAAIRKKLVIVGDGACGKTCLLIVFSKDQFPEVYVPTVFENYIADIEVDGKQVELALWDTAGQEDYDRLRPLSYPDTDVILMCFSIDSPDSLENIPEKWTPEVKHFCPNVPIILVGNKKDLRNDEHTRRELIKMKQEPVKPEEGRDMANRISAFGYLECSAKTKDGVREVFEMATRAALQVRKRKKRGGCLLL, encoded by the exons ATGGCAGCTATCCGTAAGAAGCTGGTGATTGTGGGAGATGGAGCCTGTGGGAAGACATGTCTGCTTATTGTGTTCAGTAAAGATCAGTTCCCTGAGGTCTATGTGCCCACAGTGTTTGAAAACTACATTGCTGACATCGAGGTGGATGGCAAACAA gtGGAGCTGGCTCTATGGGACACAGCTGGTCAGGAAGACTATGACCGGTTGAGGCCATTGTCATATCCAGACACAGATGTTATTCTCATGTGCTTTTCTATAGACAGTCCAGATAGCTTGG AAAATATTCCAGAGAAGTGGACACCagaagtaaaacatttctgtccCAATGTTCCCATCATCCTGGTGGGCAATAAAAAGGACCTGCGGAACGATGAACACACACGCAGGGAACTGATAAAGATGAAACAG GAACCTGTAAAACCAGAGGAGGGGCGTGACATGGCAAACAGGATCAGCGCTTTTGGATATCTGGAGTGTTCGGCTAAAACTAAAGATGGAGTGCGGGAGGTGTTTGAAATGGCCACCAGGGCGGCACTGCAGGTTCGCAAGCGCAAGAAGAGGGGAGGCTGTCTGCTCCTATGA